A DNA window from Hydractinia symbiolongicarpus strain clone_291-10 chromosome 6, HSymV2.1, whole genome shotgun sequence contains the following coding sequences:
- the LOC130647871 gene encoding glutamate receptor ionotropic, NMDA 1-like, with product MAVDLLKLICNEWQINFELYIAEDGAFGALTNGTWNGIINEVYSGKADIGVQGITPTAERNKVVDFSEGYRYNYYFIIRRTALKKLSFFNYKFLEPLDALLLLMMVASSIILQVMLFLFENVTTRGLKIEKRFTWRDVLAYSTGLVFQRDIGGRNPISFYGRLSSLAFAVSMIVIMSTYTAKLTANEINNQESDGFLGITDPKILEPTTEFKFGTVKSTSIEGFFQHHPSTKFQRVYDFMKPYSVKNDEEGVKAVISGKIDAFIATTFVLPVTSKTEYCFKTKAFIDERYQTELAFAAQMKSPILKKVSLSILKYKENGEINRLYKKWCYQPVCKSFKEENARFGLGYFGGFAVFIAVSLLVCLAILGIEHVYSRNIATKRAQE from the exons ATGGCAGTGGATCTACTTAAGTTAATTTGCAACGAATGGCAGATTAACTTTGAACTTTATATAGCGGAGGATGGAGCATTCGGAGCCTTAACGAATGGCACATGGAATGGCATCATCAATGAAGTTTATTCTGGCAAAGCAGATATTGGTGTTCAAGGAATTACACCTACAGCCGAAAGGAATAAGGTTGTTGATTTTTCAGAAGGCTATCGATATAATTACTATTTCATAATTCGCCGAACTGCGCTAAAAAAGTTATCATTTTTCAACTACAAGTTCTTAGAACCTCTGGATGCTCTTTTGCTTTTAATGATGGTCGCGTCAAGCATAATACTTCAAGTTATGCTGTTTCTGTTTGAAAATGTCACCACACGTGGTTTAAAGATCGAAAAACGTTTTACCTGGCGAGATGTCCTTGCATATTCCACAGGCTTAGTATTCCAACGTGATATTGGAGGCAGAAATCCTATCAGCTTTTATGGGCGTCTATCTTCCTTGGCTTTTGCTGTTTCCATGATTGTAATAATGTCAACGTACACTGCAAAATTGACAGCAAACGAAATCAATAACCAGGAATCAGATGGCTTTCTGGGAATAACTGACCCAAAG attttagaacCAACCACAGAGTTTAAGTTTGGAACAGTGAAAAGCACAAGTATCGAAGGTTTCTTTCAACACCACCCTTCAACAAAGTTTCAAAGAGTTTACGACTTTATGAAACCATATTCTGTCAAAAATGACGAAGAAGGCGTAAAAGCTGTAATATCTGG aaaaataGATGCATTCATCGCCACCACATTTGTGTTACCTGTAACTTCCAAAACTGAatactgttttaaaacaaaagcaTTTATTGACGAACGCTACCAAACTGAATTGGCATTTGCTGCCCAAATGAAGTCGCCAATACTAAAAAAAGTTTCCCTGTCGATATTGAAATACAAAGAAAACGGCGAAATTAACAGATTGTATAAAAAATGGTGTTACCAACCAGTATGTAAGTCGTTCAAAGAAGAAAATGCAAGATTTGGATTGGGATACTTTGGTGGCTTTGCTGTTTTCATCGCTGTTTCTCTACTTGTATGCCTAGCAATACTTGGAATAGAGCATGTTTACAGCAGGAACATAGCAACTAAACGTGCCCAAGAATGA
- the LOC130647872 gene encoding uncharacterized protein LOC130647872 — protein sequence MNNVIKVAAVLITQILMSSEKGIYVNQRNNTGYPFSDTNKINISLGNVSNGLISLSSSYTKHNKSNSKFIYLVDERQKNILDAFGGQNIRTFVPNTLKDESDQQEHSVSYDTKHSENLKEIMKQFAMTQLLIVTYKDCNSIITKTIRANLKEGNLECVCNAMHNDQILHNIPQLLEKTEVVLLLLSALDANVVLERMLHYEMKRVIFVTTGIPAQVFKGLKISYPKLNLVNLLNSVAGEIIADTKKVTEFLQGNDLSNIIEVLPMLYTNIDRNGEKLSRPKITFVKKTWRAVSVYMLRIAFCCHLSQ from the exons ATGAATAATGTAATTAAAGTAGCAGCAGTATTAATTACACAAATCCTAATGAGTAGCGAAAAAGGAATTTATGTAAATCAGCGTAACAATACAGGATACCCATTTTCGGATACGAATAAAATTAACATATCCCTAGGCAACGTGTCTAATGGACTAATATCACTTTCTTCTTCTTATACAAAACACAACAAATCAAATTCTAAGTTTATATATCTGGTGGATGAACGACAGAAAAATATATTGGATGCTTTTGGTGGACAAAATATTCGCACATTTGTACCAAATACACTTAAG GACGAAAGTGATCAACAGGAACATTCTGTATCTTATGATACAAAACATAGTGAAAACTTGAAAGAAATCATGAAGCAGTTTGCAATGACGCAATTGTTGATCGTTACGTACAAAGATTGTAATagcataataacaaaaacaatacgtGCAAACTTAAAGGAAGGTAATTTGGAATGTGTCTGTAATGCGATGCACAACGATCAAATACTACATAACATACCACAGCTTCTTGAAAAAACTGAGGTAGTGTTGCTCCTGTTATCGGCACTGGACGCGAATGTGGTATTGGAGAGAATGTTGCATTATGAAATGAAAAGGGTTATATTTGTAACAACAGGCATACCTGCGCAGGTCTTCAAAGGACTGAAAATATCGTACCCGAAGTTAAACTTGGTTAATCTTCTCAACAGCGTAGCTGGGGAAATAATAGCAGATACCAAAAAGGTTACAGAGTTCCTACAGGGAAATGATTTAAGTAATAT AATTGAAGTCTTGCCGATGTTGTATACGAACATTGACAGAAACGGAGAAAAATTGTCTCGTCCAAAAATCACATTTGTAAAGAAGACATGGAGGGCTGTTAGTGTCTATATGCTCCGTATTGCATTTTGCTGCCATTTGAGCCAGTAA